The following proteins are encoded in a genomic region of Sulfurospirillum arsenophilum NBRC 109478:
- a CDS encoding nitrous oxide reductase family maturation protein NosD — translation MKQLLFLTLLTLSALYAKSDFIYETREEVVTYTGPIKETRRSSIQDAIDNAKEGSIIKLKAGVYEGNVVITKPISIIGVEEGVILDGLGVGSVVTIKSSYVTLKNLTIQNSGERSDVLDAAINMTGDTTTGALVQNEVSQCKILNSLLGINMEIVNHSLIKNNYITSKNYELGLRGDGIRLWYSNDNMIQKNHLYRSRDMVVWYSHGNTIEENLAEYGRYSLHFMYAGKNYVHNNVYQYNSVGIFFMYSNDTIATGNIIKNSQGATGIGIGLKDASNFTIEDNTIVYSAQGMYIDRSPFEPDSHLWIRNNKFLFNSEALHFHSLCENGIFENNIIKGNIEDVVNDSRSSDNFKNEFTRNYWDNYEGFDTNMDGYGDNPYRVYQYADKLWMYNPSVKFFYGSPVMTLLNFLSKLAPFSEPIFLLEDKTPKFTN, via the coding sequence ATGAAACAACTTCTTTTTCTCACTCTTTTAACATTGTCAGCACTCTACGCAAAGAGTGATTTTATATACGAAACGAGGGAAGAAGTCGTAACTTATACAGGACCCATTAAAGAAACACGCCGAAGCTCCATACAAGATGCCATCGACAATGCGAAAGAAGGCTCGATCATAAAGCTCAAAGCGGGTGTTTATGAAGGTAATGTCGTCATTACAAAGCCTATTAGCATTATCGGTGTTGAAGAGGGTGTCATCCTTGATGGATTAGGCGTTGGAAGCGTTGTAACCATTAAAAGCTCTTATGTCACCCTTAAAAATTTAACAATTCAAAACAGCGGCGAAAGATCTGATGTACTGGATGCTGCAATTAATATGACGGGTGATACAACAACGGGGGCACTGGTTCAAAATGAAGTGAGTCAATGCAAAATCTTGAATTCCCTTTTGGGTATCAATATGGAAATAGTCAATCACTCACTCATCAAGAACAATTATATCACGTCAAAAAATTATGAACTTGGACTTCGAGGCGATGGCATTAGACTGTGGTATAGCAATGACAATATGATTCAAAAAAACCATCTCTATCGCTCCCGTGATATGGTGGTTTGGTATTCACATGGCAATACTATTGAAGAAAATTTAGCTGAATATGGAAGATATTCCCTTCATTTTATGTATGCAGGTAAAAATTATGTGCATAATAATGTCTATCAGTACAACTCCGTGGGTATCTTTTTTATGTACTCCAATGACACGATTGCAACGGGAAACATCATTAAAAATTCTCAAGGAGCTACAGGCATTGGTATTGGGCTCAAAGATGCATCCAATTTTACCATTGAAGACAACACCATTGTCTATAGTGCCCAAGGAATGTACATTGATCGCTCTCCTTTTGAGCCAGATTCACATCTTTGGATTCGGAATAATAAATTCCTATTCAACTCAGAAGCGTTGCATTTTCACTCTCTGTGTGAAAATGGCATCTTTGAAAACAACATTATCAAAGGCAACATTGAAGATGTTGTCAACGATTCACGCAGTAGCGATAATTTTAAAAATGAATTTACACGAAATTATTGGGACAATTATGAAGGTTTTGATACAAATATGGATGGGTATGGGGATAACCCTTATCGCGTTTATCAGTATGCTGATAAGTTATGGATGTACAACCCCTCTGTAAAATTTTTTTACGGTTCACCTGTTATGACTTTATTAAACTTTTTGTCGAAGTTGGCTCCATTTTCAGAACCAATTTTCTTATTAGAAGACAAAACACCTAAGTTTACAAATTAA
- the nosZ gene encoding Sec-dependent nitrous-oxide reductase gives MERGFKLLSSLVLSSTLLATASIAAGGDGTLDKVMKARGLSEADVIRAAKTYNPTGVHDKYLIFSSGGQSGQVLVYGVPSMRLLKYIAVFTPEPWQGYGFDEESKKVLDQGKIRGKDITWGDTHHPALSETDAKVDGKWLIINDKANPRLAVIDLSDFETKQIVVNPVFKSEHGGSFFTQDSEWIIEAAQYAAPFDNNYHPIEDYKESYRGGVTMWKFDPKKGRVQEKDSYTIELPPYMQDLSDAGKRVSHGWGFTNSFNSEMYTGGIEVGMPPNEAGMSRNDTDYLHVYNWQKLAELAKDPKNVKVINGHRVVPMDIAVKNDALFLIPEPKSPHGVDVDPTGEYIIVCGKLDTHASVYSFSKIQALIKNKDYAGKDPYGIPILDMKKALHGQLELGLGPLHNQYSNVDGEVYTSLYVDSQVVKWNFKNLKVLDRVNVHYNIGHLAGMESNTADPQGEYIIALNKLSIDRFNNVGPLHPQNHQLIDISGNKMDLLVDMPIPLGEPHDAVAIRVSKLNPKVRYEMGTNSRTEQISEGKTLAGQERIERKGNDVKVYATLVRSHINPERITVNKGDNVTIYMTNLERAEDETHGFTVDNYNVHASVEPGKVATVKFKADMEGVFPYYCTEFCSALHLEMMGYLMVKDPNKKYESAQKLKMATMSKEQLKAEYDKTVAVNKATDDVIQSVVKFLKENHYEKHDVVKNLVTDALDQYGKIPEQKKLSDAAIKEGDFEKAVLFENMIWQYMVKTADVGIRAKDLLVKFVATKQSPEAAKGETAFNEGGCSGCHVIGKVSSGPDLTGVLGRHENGTKWVADFIKNPKEKFDDPYVKAMIDYFNLRMPDQNMKDEEVKNIIEYLKWVDSNANLF, from the coding sequence ATGGAAAGAGGTTTCAAACTCCTTTCATCGCTTGTGCTCTCTAGTACTTTATTGGCAACAGCATCTATTGCTGCTGGCGGAGATGGTACTTTAGATAAAGTGATGAAAGCAAGAGGTCTCAGCGAAGCGGATGTTATCCGCGCTGCAAAGACTTATAATCCAACGGGCGTACATGATAAATACCTCATCTTTAGTTCAGGTGGGCAATCTGGACAGGTATTGGTATATGGTGTTCCTTCTATGAGGTTACTCAAATACATTGCTGTATTTACCCCAGAACCATGGCAAGGATATGGTTTTGATGAAGAGAGCAAAAAAGTTCTTGACCAAGGCAAAATTCGAGGTAAAGACATTACATGGGGTGATACACACCATCCAGCTCTTTCTGAAACAGATGCTAAGGTCGATGGAAAATGGTTGATTATCAACGATAAAGCAAATCCAAGATTGGCCGTTATTGATTTGAGCGATTTTGAGACAAAACAAATTGTTGTTAACCCCGTCTTTAAATCTGAGCATGGTGGTTCATTCTTCACTCAAGATTCTGAATGGATTATTGAAGCAGCACAATATGCCGCTCCATTTGACAATAACTATCACCCGATTGAAGACTATAAAGAGAGTTATCGTGGTGGTGTAACCATGTGGAAATTCGACCCTAAAAAAGGTAGAGTTCAAGAGAAAGATTCTTATACCATCGAACTTCCTCCGTATATGCAAGACTTAAGTGATGCGGGTAAAAGAGTAAGCCACGGTTGGGGATTTACAAACTCATTTAACTCAGAAATGTACACTGGTGGAATTGAAGTAGGTATGCCACCAAATGAAGCGGGTATGAGTAGAAACGATACTGACTACCTTCATGTGTACAATTGGCAAAAATTGGCGGAACTTGCAAAAGATCCCAAAAATGTCAAAGTAATCAATGGACATAGAGTCGTTCCTATGGATATTGCTGTCAAAAACGATGCACTTTTCCTTATTCCAGAGCCAAAATCACCGCATGGTGTCGATGTTGACCCTACGGGTGAATATATCATCGTTTGTGGAAAGCTTGATACACATGCTTCTGTGTATAGTTTCTCAAAGATTCAGGCATTGATCAAAAATAAAGATTATGCAGGTAAAGATCCTTATGGAATTCCTATTCTGGATATGAAAAAAGCCTTACACGGTCAGCTTGAATTAGGCCTTGGACCATTGCATAATCAATATTCTAATGTTGATGGCGAAGTCTATACCTCATTATATGTGGACTCTCAAGTTGTTAAGTGGAACTTTAAAAATCTCAAAGTACTTGATCGCGTTAATGTCCACTACAACATTGGTCACTTAGCGGGTATGGAGAGTAATACGGCTGATCCACAAGGTGAGTATATTATTGCACTGAATAAATTATCGATTGATCGATTTAATAATGTAGGACCTCTACATCCACAAAATCACCAATTGATTGATATTAGCGGCAATAAAATGGATCTTCTTGTCGATATGCCAATCCCTCTTGGTGAGCCTCACGATGCTGTTGCTATTCGTGTTAGCAAACTTAATCCAAAAGTACGTTATGAGATGGGAACAAACTCTCGAACGGAACAAATCAGTGAAGGTAAAACGCTTGCTGGACAAGAAAGAATCGAACGTAAAGGCAATGATGTCAAAGTCTATGCAACGCTTGTACGTTCTCACATCAATCCAGAGCGAATTACGGTTAACAAAGGCGACAATGTTACCATCTATATGACAAACCTTGAACGCGCAGAAGATGAAACACATGGTTTTACAGTGGACAACTACAATGTTCATGCATCCGTAGAGCCTGGTAAAGTTGCGACGGTTAAGTTTAAAGCGGATATGGAAGGTGTATTCCCATACTACTGTACAGAATTCTGTTCTGCACTTCACCTGGAAATGATGGGTTATTTAATGGTTAAAGACCCTAATAAAAAGTATGAAAGTGCACAAAAACTCAAAATGGCAACGATGAGTAAAGAGCAACTCAAAGCTGAATACGACAAAACGGTTGCGGTCAATAAAGCAACAGATGATGTTATTCAAAGTGTTGTGAAATTCCTCAAAGAAAATCATTACGAGAAACACGATGTTGTTAAAAACCTTGTAACCGACGCGCTTGACCAATACGGCAAAATCCCTGAGCAGAAAAAACTCTCAGATGCTGCCATCAAAGAAGGCGATTTTGAGAAAGCTGTCTTATTTGAAAATATGATCTGGCAATACATGGTTAAAACAGCGGATGTTGGAATTAGAGCGAAAGACTTACTGGTTAAGTTTGTTGCAACCAAACAATCTCCTGAAGCTGCCAAAGGCGAAACTGCCTTTAATGAAGGTGGATGTTCTGGCTGTCACGTTATTGGAAAAGTAAGTTCTGGACCTGATCTTACAGGTGTATTGGGACGTCATGAAAACGGTACAAAATGGGTAGCTGATTTTATCAAAAACCCTAAAGAGAAGTTTGATGACCCTTATGTTAAAGCGATGATTGATTACTTTAATTTAAGAATGCCGGACCAAAACATGAAAGATGAAGAAGTTAAAAATATAATCGAATACCTTAAATGGGTTGACAGCAACGCCAATTTATTTTAA
- a CDS encoding PAS domain S-box protein encodes MIETINFTKRYIIALSIIALLSILAYYNLNHLISSQSNDGKIINISSKQGMLSQQIALYAIYYKTENLRTNIALMEDSHNLLISFPMSNELKKIYFEEPFFLDKNVRTYLFHAKRFEENRDGRSLTYILQNSQKLLDNLDLATSIYVATTESNTIKLKNVEFFIFIFTLVTLFFEAIFIFRPATKKITEVTKELIKQHDYANTIIESNTNAIVTLDSTLKIQTFNHMAEKIFGYTKEEIIGEPFFQTIISKESLPVEQEGILNFKKILEIENKEEVREIKAINKKGHVFPIRISFGISGEAKNMLIISMQDISKEILKDKIMIQQAKFAALGEMIAIIAHQWRQPLAQLNFNCMYIRKKLTDPELMEETAKNEEIIQFMSETITNFENFYKHVDNTVFNPIISIKQTLVLLESSLKLYQIELIQKIDSKMNIFGNSNSLSQVILSIIQNTIDIIKISEIKNPFIHITLENSDKFVVLKIADNAGGIQTPLISDIFKPFHSNKNKLSTGIGLYMSKLIIENQFHGIITAKNINNGAQFSILLPSCCDNM; translated from the coding sequence ATGATTGAGACTATTAACTTTACGAAACGATATATTATTGCACTTTCGATCATAGCACTACTTTCAATTTTAGCTTATTATAACCTCAATCATCTCATTAGTAGCCAATCCAATGATGGAAAAATAATTAATATCAGCAGTAAACAAGGAATGCTTTCTCAACAAATTGCCCTGTATGCTATCTATTATAAAACGGAAAATTTACGAACGAACATTGCGCTTATGGAAGATTCTCATAATCTGTTAATTTCTTTTCCGATGTCAAATGAATTGAAAAAAATTTACTTTGAGGAGCCTTTTTTCTTAGATAAAAATGTTAGAACGTATTTGTTTCATGCAAAACGCTTTGAAGAGAATCGTGATGGAAGAAGCCTAACGTATATATTACAAAACTCTCAAAAACTTTTAGATAATTTAGATCTAGCCACTTCAATCTATGTTGCAACGACCGAATCCAATACGATAAAACTAAAAAACGTTGAATTTTTCATTTTCATTTTTACGCTTGTAACGCTTTTTTTTGAAGCAATCTTTATTTTTAGACCAGCCACAAAAAAAATTACAGAAGTGACAAAAGAACTGATTAAACAGCATGATTATGCCAATACCATTATTGAATCCAATACCAATGCTATTGTAACGCTTGATTCAACGCTTAAAATCCAAACATTCAATCATATGGCAGAAAAGATATTTGGCTATACAAAAGAAGAAATTATCGGAGAGCCTTTCTTTCAAACAATCATCTCAAAAGAGTCTCTTCCCGTAGAACAAGAAGGCATTTTGAATTTTAAAAAAATTCTAGAGATAGAGAATAAAGAAGAAGTACGAGAAATCAAAGCCATCAATAAAAAAGGCCACGTATTTCCTATTCGAATTTCGTTTGGTATTAGTGGAGAAGCAAAGAATATGCTCATCATCAGCATGCAGGATATTTCCAAAGAAATTCTCAAAGATAAGATTATGATACAACAAGCTAAATTTGCAGCCCTGGGAGAGATGATTGCCATTATTGCGCATCAATGGAGACAACCACTTGCTCAACTTAATTTTAACTGCATGTACATTCGAAAAAAGCTCACAGACCCAGAACTTATGGAGGAAACGGCTAAAAATGAGGAAATTATTCAATTTATGTCAGAAACCATCACCAATTTTGAAAACTTTTATAAGCATGTTGATAACACCGTTTTCAATCCAATCATCTCAATCAAACAAACGCTTGTACTGCTCGAATCATCTTTAAAACTTTATCAAATCGAACTCATTCAAAAAATTGACTCAAAAATGAATATTTTTGGTAATTCAAATAGCTTATCACAAGTTATTTTGTCCATTATCCAAAACACGATTGACATTATTAAAATTTCTGAAATCAAAAATCCCTTTATCCATATTACGCTTGAAAACTCCGACAAATTTGTTGTTTTAAAAATAGCAGATAATGCAGGAGGTATTCAAACGCCTTTAATTAGTGATATATTCAAGCCTTTTCACAGTAATAAGAATAAACTCTCCACTGGTATTGGACTTTATATGTCAAAATTAATTATAGAAAATCAATTTCATGGAATAATAACCGCTAAAAATATCAATAATGGTGCACAATTCAGTATATTACTCCCTTCATGCTGCGATAATATGTAA
- a CDS encoding response regulator transcription factor gives MLDKYEFVLKNSSLLLAEDEKNLRDSFAKVLLLYVDKVYTASDGEEALALYNEHHPDIIITDVKMPKLNGLEVIKHIRKDNHDIPIIVTSAYTDKDFLLESIKLSLVDYIVKPIKEGDLTRLLESSASILLEKSKTIVKINPTCFYDYTNKTFLQDTISITLTQKEIEFIELLLAHKGNLVTRQILEDKLYIYEEAPPSALKNLVFKLRKKITNDVIKTIGNLGYAIKD, from the coding sequence TTGTTAGATAAATATGAATTTGTTTTAAAAAATAGTTCGTTATTGCTTGCTGAAGATGAAAAAAATCTTAGAGATAGTTTTGCAAAAGTTTTGTTACTGTATGTTGATAAAGTTTATACAGCCTCCGATGGAGAAGAGGCATTAGCGCTTTACAATGAGCATCATCCAGACATCATTATTACAGATGTTAAAATGCCTAAATTAAATGGACTTGAGGTCATTAAACACATTCGAAAAGACAATCACGATATTCCTATTATTGTTACAAGTGCTTATACTGATAAAGATTTTTTATTAGAATCCATCAAACTTTCATTAGTGGATTACATTGTAAAACCGATTAAAGAAGGAGATCTGACAAGACTTTTAGAAAGCAGTGCAAGCATTTTGCTTGAAAAATCAAAAACTATCGTCAAAATTAATCCTACGTGTTTTTATGACTATACCAATAAAACTTTCTTGCAAGATACTATTTCGATTACCTTAACGCAAAAAGAGATTGAATTTATTGAACTATTGTTGGCGCATAAAGGCAATTTAGTGACAAGGCAAATCCTCGAAGACAAGCTTTATATTTATGAAGAAGCTCCTCCTTCCGCTCTTAAAAATCTCGTTTTTAAATTACGCAAAAAAATAACAAATGATGTCATTAAAACGATTGGTAACCTAGGGTACGCAATTAAAGATTAA